A region from the Pochonia chlamydosporia 170 chromosome Unknown PCv3seq00013, whole genome shotgun sequence genome encodes:
- a CDS encoding serine/threonine protein kinase (similar to Cladophialophora psammophila CBS 110553 XP_007744337.1) translates to MVMTNHKLSATFAAAYHDCNPDVLLSGLGFGFGDHLESTWGEATSGGTALFLAITHQNRGQFELSLEHGANFRAVDTAGHDALLRACEETDDLFYIQRLVKAGASLTETGTHPRAAFMVAVQNGNFKTARWLYDQGFDRDEFHPGRGRESYTTLGLLLKKHTRGTEKRIRFILSLPDRGSDGFIVLRHHDPDEEFSAFHCSIHITSEDPEDAETTKLIVFTLLQKYNQPHQLDHCQSSSWSSPLSMATLVGNYKVVRALLEGGASVDTADKQGSTPLDKAYKRDCYPEHNTAFHWVDVADMPAVRHTLDFINGNTAEILSLLAGYGAESISFEWPFWHEIKPGYRGIDWVLEKLRVIEQERSERESSTLALILLRVRSAELFHLRFCGYNHTSLFLVFAVYRPNSKMYRFCCQKVAFYDKVDIAHNPI, encoded by the coding sequence ATGGTGATGACGAATCATAAATTGAGTGCAACTTTTGCTGCCGCTTACCATGATTGCAATCCCGATGTCCTGCTATCCGGTCTTGGATTCGGCTTTGGAGACCATCTAGAAAGTACCTGGGGCGAGGCCACGTCTGGCGGCACCGCGCTCTTCCTTGCGATCACTCACCAGAATCGCGGCCAGTTTGAACTGTCGCTTGAACACGGTGCGAATTTTCGCGCTGTTGACACGGCTGGTCACGATGCCCTGCTGCGAGCGTGTGAGGAAACAGATGATCTGTTCTACATCCAAAGGCTAGTTAAGGCAGGAGCTTCATTAACGGAAACTGGGACACATCCAAGAGCTGCGTTCATGGTCGCCGTGCAGAATGGCAACTTTAAGACTGCACGCTGGCTTTACGACCAGGGCTTTGACAGAGATGAATTCCATCCAGGCAGAGGGCGGGAATCGTATACAACTCTTGGTCTTttgctcaagaagcacacCCGGGGCACTGAGAAGCGCATTCGATTCATTCTCAGCCTTCCCGACCGAGGAAGCGATGGATTCATCGTGCTCCGCCACCATGATCCTGATGAGGAGTTCTCCGCTTTTCATTGTTCGATTCACATCACTAGCGAAGATCCGGAGGATGCCGAAACGACGAAGCTAATTGTCTTCACGCTTTTACAAAAATATAACCAACCTCATCAGCTCGACCATTGCCAGTCGAGCAGTTGGAGCTCGCCGCTAAGTATGGCCACCCTGGTTGGAAACTACAAAGTCGTCCGTGCTCTTCTTGAAGGGGGGGCTTCCGTTGATACAGCTGACAAACAAGGGAGCACGCCGCTGGACAAAGCATATAAACGAGATTGCTACCCCGAGCACAACACTGCTTTCCATTGGGTAGACGTCGCGGATATGCCGGCGGTTAGGCACACCCTCGACTTTATAAATGGCAATACAGCTGAGATTTTGTCGCTGTTAGCAGGCTATGGGGCGGAATCTATCTCTTTTGAGTGGCCGTTCTGGCACGAGATTAAACCTGGATACCGCGGGATAGATTGGGTTTTAGAAAAGCTAAGGGTAATAGAGCAAGAAAGGTCTGAGCGAGAATCGAGCACGTTAGCGCTTATATTATTGAGGGTCCGATCCGCGGAGCTTTTCCATTTGAGGTTCTGCGGTTATAACCACACTAGTCTATTTCTAGTGTTTGCTGTCTATCGCCCAAACTCCAAGATGTATCGATTTTGCTGTCAAAAAGTTGCCTTTTACGATAAGGTAGACATTGCACATAACCCAATTTAA
- a CDS encoding GDSL-like lipase/Acylhydrolase family domain-containing protein translates to METATPASKTMVTYDKLLLFGDSLTELSSDVLSLPFAITPALQHYYFRKLAVVARGYGGYTSEHLRHVLIPTIRAETAGGEKVRLLVIEIGTNDAAANAAQHVPVEKYIQNLGWMVINARTEGVERIVIVGPGPVDEEMLEEPVDKSTLRNLEYSDAAKQVAKEHNVPFIDLWHAFMERIGWNETESVPGTRAKGSKRLTALLTDGVHFSGDGYGIWYRQILVVISQNFPELEAEGLPMVLPHIYNIDRTNLPQSLWQQAHID, encoded by the coding sequence ATGGAAACTGCCACGCCCGCAAGCAAAACAATGGTGACCTACGAtaagcttcttctgtttGGAGATTCTTTGACAGAGTTGAGCAGCGATGTTCTTTCACTCCCATTCGCCATTACGCCTGCTTTACAGCATTACTATTTCCGAAAacttgctgttgttgctcgTGGGTATGGTGGCTACACCTCAGAGCACCTGCGGCACGTTCTAATACCTACCATTCGCGCGGAAACAGCTGGCGGGGAGAAGGTAAGGTTACTCGTCATTGAGATCGGGACTAACGACGCTGCTGCGAATGCTGCGCAGCACGTACCGGTGGAAAAATATATTCAAAATCTAGGGTGGATGGTAATAAACGCCAGAACTGAGGGCGTAGAGCGAATTGTCATTgttggacctggacctgTGGATGAGGAGATGCTTGAGGAGCCGGTGGACAAGAGCACATTGAGAAATTTGGAGTATTCGGATGCTGCCAAACAAGTTGCGAAAGAGCACAACGTCCCCTTTATTGACCTGTGGCACGCTTTCATGGAAAGGATAGGTTGGAATGAGACCGAATCTGTCCCTGGCACAAGAGCTAAAGGCTCCAAGAGGTTGACGGCTTTGCTAACCGATGGTGTGCATTTTTCAGGGGACGGGTATGGGATTTGGTATCGTCAAATTTTAGTGGTGATTTCGCAAAACTTTCCTGAACTTGAGGCAGAAGGATTGCCAATGGTCCTACCACACATATACAACATCGATCGGACCAACTTGCCGCAAAGTCTCTGGCAGCAAGCCCATATCGATTAG
- a CDS encoding cytochrome P450 monooxygenase (similar to Talaromyces marneffei ATCC 18224 XP_002144253.1) codes for MVKVILARRKDFVQLPIASKIMSTAGQNILTSDGESWSRQRRIIAPALNERISEVVWKESAEQASQMAALMVEEPYGESRGTIYGLRTIALNVLGRIAYGQPKPFKMSQSLRKPISEISYIDAVSICTEFLVVAALVPASLLCLGVMPNAIRTLGLAIKKLPDLTKDLLTREQQRLETGVKTPDNLVRMLISLSHDSELINGGMLPSGSLRQTLTEDELAGNMFIFTAAGFDTTANTMAYAVTLLAAYPQWQVWIQEEVDHVLEFSKAADVQYSTAFPKLARCLALMHETLRLFPPVLHVSRSIKESQSITVNSATHYIKGPCTVYVNSACLQTNPSFWGADSTIFNPSRWLSGDNEVGQAEFNTPDRGIFLAWSGGPRVCPGQKMSQVEFVTVIATLFQACTVDPVIPSGGTIEQAREGLVQLMMDSQPRLTLQMNKPEDVFLKWSRREQ; via the exons ATGGTAAAAGTTATACtcgcaagaagaaaggaCTTCGTTCAGCTGCCGATAGCATCAAAGATTATGAGCACTGCGGGGCAAAACATTCTCACC TCAGATGGTGAATCTTGGTCGAGGCAACGCCGAATAATTGCGCCAGCCCTCAATGAGCGTATCAGTGAAGTTGTTTGGAAAGAGAGTGCAGAGCAAGCGTCTCAGATGGCCGCCCTCATGGTTGAAGAGCCCTATGGGGAATCACGCGGCACTATTTACGGACTGCGTACAATTGCGCTAAATGTGCTTGGCAGAATTGCGTATGGCCAGCCAAAGCCCTTCAAAATGAGCCAGTCACTCAGAAAGCCAATTTCTGAGATATCTTACATTGATGCAGTTTCAATTTGTACGGAATTCCTCGTCGTGGCTGCTCTGGTACCAGCAAGCCTTTTATGCCTGGGGGTGATGCCAAACGCGATACGGACACTTGGTCTAGCCATTAAGAAACTCCCAGATCTCACCAAGGACTTACTTACAAGAGAGCAGCAGCGTCTCGAAACTGGTGTCAAAACGCCGGACAACCTTGTTCGTATGTTGATATCTTTGTCTCACGACAGTGAACTCATTAATGGTGGCATGCTACCTTCGGGGTCACTACGACAAACCCTTACAGAGGACGAATTAGCTGGCAACATGTTTATTTTCACCGCAGCAGGCTTCGATACAACCGCCAATACTATGGCATACGCTGTAACTCTGCTTGCAGCATATCCTCAGTGGCAAGTTTGGATACAGGAGGAGGTTGATCACGTACTTGAGTTTTCTAAAGCGGCCGATGTACAATACTCCACAGCATTCCCAAAGCTGGCCCGATGCTTAGCACTTATG CACGAGACGCTCCGACTGTTCCCACCGGTTCTACATGTTTCCCGCAGCATCAAGGAGTCTCAGAGCATTACAGTAAACAGCGCTACACATTATATTAAGGGACCGTGCACAGTATATGTAAATAGCGCCTGCCTGCAAACCAACCCCTCGTTCTGGGGCGCAGATTCAACTATATTCAACCCTTCTCGGTGGTTGAGTGGAGATAACGAAGTAGGGCAGGCGGAATTTAATACTCCAGATCGTGGTATTTTCCTcgcctggtctggtgggccTCGGGTATGTCCAGGCCAAAAGATGTCCCAGGTAGAGTTTGTGACGGTGATTGCAACACTCTTCCAGGCCTGTACGGTCGATCCGGTTATACCATCCGGAGGAACTATAGAGCAAGCAAGAGAGGGCCTAGTGCAATTAATGATGGACAGCCAACCGAGGCTAACGCTGCAGATGAACAAACCGGAGGATGTATTCTTGAAGTGGTCGAGGCGGGAGCAATAG
- a CDS encoding alpha-L-fucosidase 2 precursor (similar to Talaromyces stipitatus ATCC 10500 XP_002486567.1) — protein MSSDHHLVYHEPSESFPTSLPLGNGRLGASVLSTYTSETILLNDVTFWSGAPDPAGRGLVKRSPNPKQDLRQIQNCFLSGDYASGEGLAGMLLQSTKHNFGTNLPVGKLKVTHVDHDRDSHISHFRRELRLNEAVAETRYKKHGYLVQRRAFVSYPHQVLVLVLDTDDPDGLEAMVTCTSSNAGFSAQSESNKISFDVQALEGTHSDGISGVTGHGVIAVRASQGDIQSQAGRIIVRSAGTITIILAFSTDYKSQGGDWKELPYRHVDAALKCSTTSLLAAHLSDFQPIYHRCNLSIGKSSDPSIILPTNERKQSFRSDANSDPALFALYFNYSRYLIIAGTRANSPLPLHLQGIWNDGEACHMGWSCDYHLDINTQMNYFGTMTSGLVDMMAPLVSYITALSDAGRGSARACYGCDGWVAHVFSNAWGFVDPGWDTTYGLNVTGGLWLATHLIEMYEYTLDVEFLQKVAYPVLREAALFFLDYMIEDQQTGFLLTGPSVSPENSFFAGDQKNRKEFHLSLSPTIDVVLVRDLFSFCSGVARRLDIDHTLVQRLENAQEKLPPLLIGKHGQLQEWLHDYEEAQAFHRHLSHSIALCRSSQVSLRHQPQLAKALGVAIKRRQDCDDLEDIEFTAALFAYNYAQLGNAEGALEEIGHLISELSFDNLLSYSKPGVAGAEKNIFVIDGNLGGGAAIAEMLAHSAMMGFDGEIEVDLLLSLPASWSDGHVTGLGLRGNLELDLQWSNNKLVSAIFHPHSSGSAVVHYGQHCYRMQYTRDAIIELGPSLERV, from the coding sequence ATGTCTTCAGACCACCATCTCGTGTATCACGAGCCATCGGAATCTTTTCCAACGAGTCTACCTCTTGGTAATGGGCGCCTGGGTGCTTCCGTTTTGTCAACCTACACGTCTGAGACGATCCTCTTAAACGACGTCACCTTTTGGTCAGGAGCACCAGATCCAGCCGGGCGTGGCCTGGTCAAAAGATCCCCAAATCCTAAACAGGACCTGCGGCAAATCCAAAATTGCTTTCTTAGTGGAGACTATGCTTCAGGAGAAGGCTTGGCCGGGATGCTTCTGCAGAGTACTAAGCATAATTTTGGCACCAACCTGCCGGTTGGTAAACTCAAGGTTACGCACGTTGATCACGATCGAGATAGCCATATAAGTCACTTTAGGCGTGAATTGCGTTTGAATGAGGCTGTAGCTGAGACAAGATATAAAAAACATGGATATTTGGTCCAAAGAAGAGCGTTTGTCAGCTACCCGCATCAAGtactggtgctggtgcttgATACAGACGACCCTGACGGCCTCGAGGCTATGGTAACCTGTACAAGCAGCAACGCCGGTTTCTCTGCTCAATCTGAGAGCAACAAAATATCATTCGATGTTCAGGCACTTGAAGGCACGCATAGCGACGGAATATCTGGTGTCACGGGGCATGGTGTTATTGCCGTCCGAGCATCCCAAGGAGACATCCAAAGCCAGGCAGGTAGGATTATTGTACGCAGCGCTGGCACAATAACGATTATTTTGGCATTCAGTACAGACTACAAAAGCCAAGGAGGCGATTGGAAGGAGCTTCCGTACCgccatgttgatgctgcCCTTAAATGTTCGACGACTTCGCTCTTGGCAGCACATCTAAGCGACTTCCAACCAATCTACCACCGGTGCAACCTATCGATTGGCAAAAGTTCAGATCCGTCGATTATTCTCCCAACTAATGAGCGGAAACAAAGCTTCCGCTCCGATGCCAATTCTGATCCGGCACTGTTTGCACTTTACTTCAACTATTCGCGCTATTTGATAATTGCAGGGACGCGTGCGAATTCCCCTTTGCCATTGCACCTGCAAGGTATTTGGAatgatggagaagcttgTCACATGGGTTGGAGTTGCGATTATCATCTGGACATCAACACTCAGATGAACTATTTTGGCACGATGACAAGTGGCTTGGTAGACATGATGGCGCCGCTCGTGTCCTATATCACTGCTCTTTCCGATGCGGGAAGAGGAAGCGCCAGAGCTTGCTACggttgtgatggatgggtaGCTCATGTCTTTAGCAACGCCTGGGGTTTTGTAGACCCGGGTTGGGACACAACATACGGCCTAAATGTAACAGGAGGGCTATGGCTTGCGACTCACCTCATCGAAATGTACGAGTATACTCTGGACGTGGAGTTCTTACAAAAAGTAGCCTACCCCGTGCTGCGGGAAGCTGCTCTATTCTTCTTGGATTACATGATTGAAGACCAGCAAACGGGTTTTCTATTGACTGGTCCATCAGTTAGCCCAGAGAACAGCTTTTTCGCAGGGGACCAAAAGAACAGGAAGGAATTCCATTTGTCTCTCTCTCCGACCAtcgatgttgttcttgttcgtgatctcttttctttttgttccGGGGTGGCAAGGCGACTTGACATAGATCACACCTTGGTCCAGCGACTAGAGAATGCGCAAGAGAAGTTGCCACCCCTCTTGATTGGGAAGCATGGTCAGCTACAAGAATGGCTCCATGATTACGAAGAAGCACAAGCATTTCACCGTCATCTCTCGCATAGCATTGCACTTTGCCGTTCGTCACAGGTGTCCTTACGACACCAACCGCAGCTTGCCAAGGCACTGGGTGTTGCCATCAAGCGACGCCAGGATTGTGATGATCTGGAAGATATTGAGTTTACAGCCGCCTTGTTTGCCTATAATTATGCACAATTGGGTAACGCTGAAGGTGCATTAGAGGAGATAGGACATCTCATTAGTGAACTGAGCTTCGACAACTTGCTTAGTTACAGTAAGCCAGGCGTGGCCGGAGCCGAGAAAAATATCTTCGTCATAGACGGCAATctcggcggtggtgctgcaATTGCAGAAATGCTTGCACATTCAGCAATGATGGGATTTGATGGCGAAATTGAGGTTGATTTACTCCTGTCCTTACCAGCCTCCTGGTCTGATGGCCATGTTACTGGCCTTGGACTCAGGGGCAACCTGGAGTTGGATTTGCAGTGGTCAAACAACAAGCTAGTCAGCGCAATTTTCC
- a CDS encoding thymine dioxygenase (similar to Colletotrichum gloeosporioides Nara gc5 XP_007276452.1), with translation MISKGVVLDMALLFGTPNQKKEFCSSLLYHLKSQGWVKIQNHGISREVIHKLFSMTKHFFNLPYEEKMKAKHPPQANPNRGYSYVGQENVAQISGYGKGKGPGKSRDIKETFDMGAANDSLINNQWIPEESLPGFREFMESFYEQAFKAEMHLLSALAIALGISENHVKSLHDRAENEFRLLHYPALPVSYLADKTATRIAEHTDFGTITMLFQDSTGGLQVEDQTQRGAFRDIEPSAPTDLILNIGDSLQRLTNDTLLAACHRVTYPPTTKKDGNEVIPDRYSIAYFVKPNRSASLLPLKEFVSEETPCKYDNVTAWEWNNLRIAKLYT, from the exons ATGATCTCTAAAGGTGTTGTGCTAGATATGGCTTTGCTGTTTGGAACTCCTAACCAGAAAAAAGAGTTCTGCTCGTCTCTCCTTTACCATCTAAAATCGCAAGGCTGGGTTAAGATCCAAAATCATGGCATTTCGAGAGAAGTTATTCACAAACTATTCTCTATG ACGAAACATTTCTTTAACTTGCCATatgaggagaagatgaaagCTAAGCATCCCCCTCAAGCAAACCCAAATCGGGGGTATAGCTACGTTGGCCAAGAGAATGTTGCCCAGATTAGCGGGTATGGGAAAGGCAAAGGACCTGGAAAAAGCCGCGATATTAAA GAAACCTTCGACATGGGTGCAGCAAACGACAGCCTCATTAATAACCAATGGATTCCTGAAGAAAGCCTTCCTGGCTTTCGTGAGTTTATGGAGTCTTTTTATGAGCAAGCCTTTAAGGCAGAGATGCACCTCCTTTCAGCACTTGCCATCGCCCTTGGCATCTCAGAGAACCATGTTAAGTCCCTTCACGACCGGGCAGAGAATGAGTTCCGCCTGCTCCACTACCCAGCCCTTCCAGTATCGTATCTCGCTGATAAGACGGCCACTCGCATCGCGGAACACACTGACTTCGGAACTATTACCATGCTCTTCCAGGACTCAACTGGCGGGCTGCAGGTCGAGGATCAAACGCAGCGAGGAGCGTTCCGTGACATTGAACCCTCCGCTCCGACAGACCTCATTCTGAATATTGGAGACTCCTTGCAGAGGTTGACAAATGACACGCTCCTAGCCGCGTGTCACCGTGTTACTTATCCGCCAACTACCAAGAAGGATGGGAATGAGGTAATCCCGGATCGCTACTCAATCGCTTATTTTGTGAAGCCGAATCGCAGCGCTTCGCTCCTGCCTTTGAAAGAGTTCGTCTCAGAGGAGACGCCATGTAAATACGATAATGTTACAGCTTGGGAGTGGAACAACCTCAGGATTGCGAAGTTGTACACTTAA
- a CDS encoding maltose permease (similar to Talaromyces stipitatus ATCC 10500 XP_002486568.1), whose translation MEKSTALNLERTEPGLQEYDVSNIESTTKIAKATAAMAIRGTATEHRLGYWEGFKLYRKGVFWSMFISLSIIMRAYDIEISGNFFALPAFQKHFGVDYGPEHGGYQIPARWQVAMSMGSLVGQIIGAYLIAYPMEKYGRKRTLAVCLIMTAILTFMQFFANSIGVLTASMYLSGVVWGGYCVIATTYASEVLPLSLRGFLTGYINLCYVMGQFIQTGVTRGFITRSDQWAYRIPFALQWLWPVVLLTGLPFAPESPWWLVRQNRFDDAERSLQKLVQRTSDVNPKDTLAMMVKTDMLERELEVGSRYSDCWKGTNRRRMEICILLFVIQNFSGNPVGFATYFFEQIGLDSVQAFDMGVGLNGVGFVGTLLSAIPLIYLGRRSAYIFGLSFMVATLFTVALLCFAPNYATDTSFRWAQATLLIVLQFIWQMTLGPLTYVVVCETPSTKLRSKTIAIATVIDALTGLVTSVIGPYLLNPGAAGIGAKIEFLYGGISVCSLIWCIFRMPETKGRTYEELDIMFERKIPARQFKSYKFESEDEDII comes from the exons ATGGAGAAATCCACTGCACTGAATCTTGAACGGACCGAACCTGGTCTCCAAGAATATGATGTCTCGAATATTGAGTCAACGACGAAGATAGCCAAGGCAACAGCTGCTATGGCAATTCGCGGAACTGCCACCGAGCATCGTCTAGGTTACTGGGAAGGTTTCAAGTTGTATCGCAAAGGCGTCTTCTGGTCAATGTTTATTTCACTTAGTATTATCATGAGAGCCTATGACATTGAAATCAGCGGCAACTTTTTCGCACTGCCGGCATTTCAAAAGCATTTTGGTGTGGACTATGGGCCGGAACATGGTGGCTATCAGATTCCTGCTCGATGGCAAGTTGCTATGAGTATGggcagtctggttggacaGATTATTGGCGCATATCTAATTGCATATCCAATGGAGAAATATGGTCGCAAGAGAACACTCGCTGTGTGTCTCATCATGACTGCCATCTTGACCTTTATGCAATTCTTTGCTAACTCAATTGGCGTCTTGACGGCAAGCATGTACCTTAGCGGCGTCGTCTGGGGCGGTTACTGCGTTATTGCCACTACTTATGCATCAGAAGTGCTCCCATTGAGCCTCCGGGGCTTTCTCACAGGCTATATCAACCTTTGCTACGTCATGGGCCAGTTCATCCAGACTGGAGTGACTAGGGGGTTCATCACTCGGAGTGACCAGTGGGCTTACCGCATTCCGTTTGCTCTGCAATGGCTATGGCCAGTGGTTTTGCTCACTGGCTTGCCATTTGCACCAGAGTCGCCGTGGTGGCTTGTGCGGCAAAACAGGTTCGACGACGCCGAACGATCACTTCAAAAGCTGGTTCAGCGCACGTCCGATGTCAATCCTAAGGATAcattggccatgatggtAAAGACAGATATGCTTGAGCGAGAACTGGAAGTGGGTTCTCGATATTCAGATTGCTGGAAGGGAACCAATCGGCGACGCATGGAGATTTGCATCTTGCTCTTCGTGATACAAAACTTTAGTGGCAACCCTGTTGGATTTGCAACATACTTCTTCGAGCAGATTGGTCTGGATAGTGTTCAGGCCTTTGATATGGGTGTCGGTCTCAATGGAGTTGGCTTTGTCGGAACTCTCCTCTCGGCTATTCCGCTTATTTACCTTGGTCGTCGATCTGCTTATATATTCGGTCTGAGTTTCATGGTGGCCACTCTGTTTACTGTCGCACTCCTCTGCTTTGCACCGAACTACGCTACCGACACGTCTTTCCGATGGGCACAAGCGACCCTCCTTATTGTATTGCAATTCATTTGGCAGATGACGCTTGGACCGCTCACATACGTTGTGGTTTGCGAAACTCCGTCGACAAAACTAAGGTCCAAAACCATTGCAATTGCGACTGTCATTGATGCTCTCACGGGATTAGTGACGTCGGTAATTGGACCTTACCTACTTAACCCCGGCGCAGCTGGTATTGGCGCCAAGATTGAGTTTCTTTACGGGGGTATCTCAGTCTGTTCTCTCATTTGGTGTATATTCAGAATG CCGGAGACGAAAGGGAGAACGTATGAGGAGCTTGACATCATGTTTGAGAGAAAGATTCCTGCCCGACAGTTCAAGTCGTACAAGTTTGagagtgaagatgaagacatAATTTAG
- a CDS encoding beta-hexosaminidase (similar to Aspergillus niger CBS 513.88 XP_001388630.1) has translation MKVWRLVSRVIAWQVLTGTGCAQLIGIPTVPYHQSYSTLPLQNIKHIVIDRCYANYRDNNGSTLIPPSLQDFATTFAKDLHDTLGIDAKVAVRSKPSPNSIFLTLGKAGNYIDAAGRPTSEGYTLSANAHGITVTGASPLGAWWGTRTVLQQALLHNGTIPIGIGTDSPGWGTRGMMLDCGRHFYPKDFLIEMCSYMSFFKQNTFHLHLSDNLFASDITPINLGDVYARFRLFSDSPAVKGLSNFANESYTRSDFDEIQTKCAARGVTIVPEIEAPGHALPIVQWRPQIGFKGDLTLLNISHPDTIPTMKTIWKEFLPWFHSKYVSIGADEYSGPEYDYKMFVNKLASFIGGESGKSIRIWGTFPPKKQNDNDIETFHNVTMQHWAFGYGNPRQSYIDSNYSVINSDEMFYIVLKYGGYARTIDISRTFTGNPSNKGKWEPNIFSLKRAADNVAREEKLVRGAIAPMWNDQGPNASVYSEAYYAWKQGIPALADKQWGGNLTSDQYPDVFGRLLAANIPGENLERRIKSKGSVIFNYTDFSTGGGKVKDSSPNGYNASTDCRSSRQSLQVTPSCSLTMPLSSKGRNYTLSISLKLNKLPDPNNTTLLSGEDSALMLTPNITLFASGNYYRLNRTVELGKWLALKVVARGAHTYASVAGDGKENEFLAGISNGKGTVWKEIAIEAPIRRVGGWEGELRGLVLSGEA, from the exons ATGAAAGTGTGGCGACTCGTATCTCGAGTAATTGCCTGGCAGGTCTTGACAG GAACTGGCTGCGCACAACTCATCGGCATACCAACCGTTCCCTATCACCAATCCTATAGCACGCTCCCCTTGCAAAACATCAAACACATCGTTATTGACCGGTGCTACGCAAACTACCGTGATAATAACGGCAGCACTCTCATTCCACCCTCTCTACAAGACTTTGCAACCACCTTTGCCAAAGACTTACACGACACTCTTGGCATCGACGCAAAAGTAGCTGTGCGCAGCAAACCTAGCCCCAATAGCATCTTTCTCACACTCGGCAAGGCCGGTAACTACATTGATGCGGCAGGGCGACCTACGTCTGAGGGATACACCCTGTCTGCTAATGCACACGGTATTACTGTCACTGGTGCTTCTCCCCTCGGAGCCTGGTGGGGGACCCGGACTGTCCTTCAGCAAGCACTGCTACACAATGGTACGATTCCCATTGGTATTGGGACGGATTCGCCTGGCTGGGGAACGCGCGGGATGATGCTCGACTGCGGAAGGCATTTCTACCCCAAGGACTTTTTAATCGAAATGTGCAGCTACATGTCCTTCTTCAAGCAAAATACTTTCCATTTGCATCTCAGCGATAACCTCTTTGCGTCAGATATAACGCCAATTAACCTTGGCGATGTATACGCTCGTTTTCGCCTCTTCTCAGATAGTCCCGCAGTCAAGGGGTTAAGCAACTTCGCCAACGAGTCGTATACTCGGTCTGACTTTGACGAAATACAAACCAAGTGTGCAGCAAGGGGCGTCACTATTGTCCCTGAGATTGAGGCACCAGGGCACGCACTTCCCATTGTGCAGTGGCGGCCGCAGATTGGGTTCAAAGGGGATCTGACACTGTTAAACATTTCGCACCCCGACACCATACCCACCATGAAGACAATCTGGAAAGAATTTCTCCCATGGTTCCACAGCAAATATGTTTCCATCGGGGCAGACGAGTACAGCGGCCCCGAATACGACTACAAGATGTTCGTCAATAAACTGGCGTCTTTTATAGGGGGTGAATCAGGCAAGTCGATCCGGATATGGGGCACTTTCCCAcccaagaagcagaacgACAATGACATCGAGACGTTTCACAATGTGACCATGCAGCACTGGGCGTTTGGTTATGGGAATCCAAGGCAGAGTTACATTGATAGTAACTACAGTGTGATTAACTCGGATGAGATGTTTTACATTGTTCTTAAATACGGGGGTTACGCTCGAACAATTGATATCTCCAGAACTTTTACTGGGAATCCAAGCAATAAGGGGAAATGGGAGCCGAACATCTTCAGTCTGAAGAGGGCAGCTGATAATGTGGCCAGAGAGGAGAAACTGGTCAGGGGAGCGATTGCGCCCATGTGGAATGACCAAGGGCCGAACGCGAGTGTGTATTCGGAGGCGTACTATGCGTGGAAGCAAGGGATTCCGGCGCTGGCAGATAAGCAGTGGGGTGGGAATTTGACGAGCGATCAGTACCCAGACGTATTTGGGAGGTTATTGGCCGCTAACATCCCGGGGGAGAATCTAGAGAGGAGGATCAAGTCAAAGGGCAGCGTGATATTCAACTACACCGACTTCTCTACTGGCGGTGGGAAAGTCAAAGATTCTTCGCCAAACGGATACAACGCTTCCACGGACTGCCGCTCAAGTCGCCAATCGCTCCAAGTCACGCCGTCATGCAGTCTAACTATGCCGCTGTCCTCCAAGGGAAGAAACTACACGCTTAGCATCTCGCTCAAGTTAAACAAGTTGCCTGATCCAAACAATACGACGCTCCTGTCGGGTGAGGATTCGGCGCTGATGCTCACTCCTAACATTACGCTCTTCGCTTCGGGCAATTACTATAGATTGAATAGGACGGTGGAGTTGGGGAAGTGGCTGGCCTTGAAGGTTGTTGCTCGTGGTGCGCATACGTATGCTTCCGTGGCGGGGGATGGGAAGGAGAACGAGTTTTTGGCGGGTATTTCGAATGGAAAGGGGACAGTGTGGAAGGAGATTGCGATTGAAGCGCCCATTAGGAGGGTTGGGGGGTGGGAGGGCGAGTTGAGAGGGTTAGTGTTAAGTGGTGAGGCTTGA